A stretch of the Bradyrhizobium arachidis genome encodes the following:
- a CDS encoding efflux RND transporter periplasmic adaptor subunit codes for MLFKPDTKEGAKDAGATRKPSRGRRRFWSTLVTLLILGGLGYAGWYAYQRKPTNDRNGPRDLPVPVLAAMPRIQDVPVYLDGVGSIRALNTVTVRSQVDGKLIAVNFTEGQDVKKGDVLGEIDPAIYQAQYDQAVAKKAQDQAQLANQKLDLARYEQLAASNAGSKQQADTQRALVAQTEALIKADQAAIDNAAATLGYTKIVAPLSGRAGLRQVDQGNIIHASDTTGLVVITQLQPIAVWFSLPQQQIMRVNAAASKGTLPVDVFGNDGVTVIDTGKLTGIDNQVDPTTGTLKLKAEFPNANYQLWPGQFVNVRLKVETLSKALVVPTSAVQRGPIGTFSYVIGEGDVVSAKPVTVTQQNEHDAVIASGLSPTDRVVTTGFANLSDGSKVIVGRAEQTPSADLAPRKRTRAPDAKGGQAKDGQKDGQKDGEAKDSQGKDNQGKDGERRAKKMNVEGDQKGQTGPAQGAQPSGSGAKQP; via the coding sequence ATGCTCTTTAAGCCCGACACCAAGGAAGGCGCGAAGGACGCGGGCGCGACGCGCAAGCCCTCCCGCGGCCGCCGACGGTTCTGGTCGACGCTGGTCACGCTCCTGATCCTCGGCGGGCTCGGTTACGCCGGCTGGTACGCGTACCAGCGCAAGCCGACCAACGATCGCAACGGGCCGCGCGATCTCCCCGTGCCGGTGCTGGCGGCGATGCCCCGCATCCAGGACGTGCCGGTCTATCTCGACGGCGTGGGTTCTATTCGTGCGCTGAATACCGTGACCGTGCGCTCGCAGGTCGACGGCAAGCTGATCGCCGTGAATTTCACCGAAGGCCAGGACGTCAAGAAGGGCGACGTGCTCGGCGAAATCGATCCCGCGATCTACCAGGCGCAGTACGACCAGGCAGTTGCCAAGAAGGCGCAGGACCAGGCGCAGCTTGCCAACCAGAAGCTCGATCTCGCCCGCTATGAGCAACTCGCGGCCTCCAATGCCGGCTCCAAGCAGCAGGCCGACACCCAGCGCGCGCTGGTTGCGCAGACCGAGGCGCTGATCAAGGCGGATCAGGCCGCTATCGACAACGCGGCGGCGACGCTGGGCTACACCAAGATCGTGGCGCCGCTGTCGGGCCGCGCCGGTCTGCGCCAGGTCGACCAGGGCAACATCATCCACGCCTCCGACACCACGGGTCTGGTGGTCATCACGCAATTGCAGCCGATCGCAGTCTGGTTCAGCCTGCCGCAGCAGCAGATCATGCGCGTCAATGCCGCGGCATCCAAAGGCACACTTCCGGTGGACGTGTTCGGCAATGACGGTGTCACCGTGATCGACACCGGCAAGCTGACCGGCATCGACAACCAGGTCGATCCGACCACGGGCACGCTGAAGCTGAAGGCGGAATTCCCCAACGCCAACTACCAGCTCTGGCCCGGCCAGTTCGTCAACGTCCGTCTCAAGGTCGAGACCTTGTCCAAGGCGCTGGTGGTGCCGACATCGGCGGTCCAGCGCGGTCCGATCGGCACCTTCAGCTACGTGATCGGCGAGGGCGACGTCGTCTCGGCCAAGCCCGTGACCGTCACGCAGCAGAACGAGCACGACGCCGTCATCGCCAGCGGCCTGTCGCCGACCGACCGCGTCGTGACGACCGGCTTCGCCAATCTCTCCGACGGCTCGAAGGTCATCGTGGGCCGGGCCGAGCAGACCCCGTCAGCCGATCTCGCCCCGCGCAAGCGCACCCGCGCGCCGGACGCCAAGGGCGGTCAGGCCAAAGATGGTCAGAAGGATGGGCAGAAGGACGGTGAGGCCAAGGACAGCCAAGGCAAAGACAATCAAGGCAAGGACGGCGAACGCCGCGCCAAGAAAATGAACGTCGAGGGCGACCAGAAAGGCCAGACCGGACCTGCACAAGGGGCTCAACCATCGGGCAGTGGAGCAAAGCAGCCATGA
- a CDS encoding efflux transporter outer membrane subunit, whose protein sequence is MTHSFPAVALRRLFGSALPSLRAAGWLGAICLALSSAGCVLTQDLPDPALDVPTQYKYAGKPDAPPALDWWRGFRSPELTQLMEEAQTVNLDIAAAVARMREADAQARQAGAALLPSLSGGGNETYSRTSGSSASGLTNGGREVVNYSASLSASYQLDFWGQNRDALQAAEETATANRFDRDVVALTALSSVANAYFQVLASQDRLRTAQRNIASAQRILDAIKQRRQAGTGTDLDVAQQESVLANQKALVPPLRQTLDQNVNALAVLVSRPPESVRVRGGTLNAIAIPRVTPGLPSELLTQRPDIRRQEAQLASATANIGNARAQFFPSIQLTGNGGYQSSALVSLFQPHAAFFQLVGSATQPIFDGGKILGNFEFTKARQDELLQTYRKTIVQSFADVDNALYSIKQTTIKLQLQRQVVAASQRAFDLAEQQLRAGTADIVTVLNTQQTLFQAEDALWQAQLARLLAIVSLYQALGGGWEPRMEKPVNAL, encoded by the coding sequence GTGACACACAGCTTCCCGGCGGTCGCCCTGCGGCGGCTCTTCGGTTCGGCTCTCCCCTCGCTGCGCGCGGCTGGGTGGCTCGGCGCGATCTGTCTGGCGTTGAGCTCGGCCGGCTGCGTGCTGACCCAGGACCTGCCGGATCCGGCATTGGACGTCCCCACCCAGTACAAATATGCCGGCAAGCCCGACGCGCCGCCGGCGCTCGACTGGTGGCGCGGCTTCCGCTCGCCCGAGCTGACCCAGCTCATGGAGGAGGCGCAGACCGTCAACCTGGACATCGCGGCGGCCGTGGCCCGCATGCGCGAGGCCGATGCCCAGGCGCGGCAGGCGGGTGCTGCACTGTTGCCGAGCCTGTCGGGCGGAGGAAATGAGACCTATTCGCGCACGTCGGGCTCCAGCGCCTCCGGCCTCACCAATGGCGGCCGCGAGGTCGTCAACTATTCGGCCTCCCTGAGCGCGAGCTACCAGCTCGATTTCTGGGGCCAGAACCGCGACGCGCTGCAGGCCGCGGAAGAGACGGCCACCGCCAACCGCTTCGATCGCGACGTCGTCGCGCTGACGGCGCTGTCGAGCGTCGCCAACGCCTATTTCCAGGTGCTCGCCTCGCAGGACCGCTTACGCACCGCCCAGCGCAACATCGCCAGCGCCCAGCGCATCCTCGATGCCATCAAGCAACGGCGTCAGGCCGGCACCGGCACGGATCTCGACGTCGCCCAGCAGGAGAGCGTGCTCGCCAACCAGAAGGCGCTGGTGCCGCCGCTGCGGCAGACGCTCGACCAGAACGTCAACGCGCTCGCCGTGCTGGTGTCGCGCCCGCCCGAGAGCGTGCGGGTTCGCGGCGGGACGCTGAACGCGATCGCGATCCCACGGGTCACGCCGGGCCTGCCGTCGGAATTGCTGACGCAGCGGCCTGACATCCGCCGGCAGGAAGCGCAGCTTGCGTCGGCCACCGCCAATATCGGCAACGCCCGCGCCCAGTTCTTTCCCAGCATCCAGCTGACCGGCAATGGCGGCTACCAGAGCTCGGCGCTGGTCTCGCTGTTCCAGCCGCACGCGGCCTTCTTCCAGCTTGTCGGCAGCGCCACGCAGCCGATCTTCGACGGCGGCAAGATCCTCGGCAATTTCGAGTTTACCAAGGCCCGCCAGGACGAGCTGCTCCAGACCTATCGCAAGACGATCGTGCAGTCCTTTGCCGACGTGGACAATGCGCTCTATTCGATCAAGCAGACCACGATCAAGCTCCAGCTCCAGCGCCAGGTGGTGGCGGCGTCGCAGCGCGCCTTCGACCTTGCCGAGCAGCAGTTGCGCGCCGGCACTGCCGACATCGTGACCGTGCTCAACACACAACAGACACTGTTTCAGGCGGAGGATGCCCTTTGGCAGGCGCAGCTCGCGCGGCTGCTCGCGATCGTCAGCCTGTACCAGGCCTTGGGCGGAGGCTGGGAGCCGAGGATGGAGAAACCGGTCAATGCTCTTTAA
- a CDS encoding NAD(P)/FAD-dependent oxidoreductase, whose product MRIAVIGTGIAGNAAAWTLSRRYPVTVYDRELRAGGHSHTVTIDYDGTPIAVDTGFIVYNELNYPELTAMYAHLGVETVESCMSFAVSVDGGRFEWRGGGRNWRETAAGLFAQRSNLYSPSYLGMLQDILTFNRQSVSDHEAGRLAGLTLGDYFAQRRFSRRLLTDYLAPMGAAIWSAPAADMLKFPAENFVAFFSNHRLLHYDRPVWRTVKGGSQRYVEKLTASFKDRIRLGCAVTSIERTAHGIVVHDSIGHHDCFDHVVIAAHSDQALAMLSDADHHERDILGAIGYAPNRVYLHRDTRLMPKRRRAWASWNFLRWQREGTVENDVAVTYWMNRLQGIDHDKPLFVSLNPPFAPAPELTFGKFICEHPQYNAAAFSAQKRLSEIQGRRHTWFCGAWTGYGFHEDGLRSGLAVAEALGAVAPWREVPAELAEAAE is encoded by the coding sequence ATGCGCATCGCGGTCATCGGGACGGGTATCGCCGGCAACGCGGCGGCCTGGACGCTCTCACGACGTTACCCGGTGACGGTCTATGACCGCGAGCTGCGCGCCGGCGGCCACAGCCACACCGTCACCATCGACTATGACGGCACGCCGATCGCGGTCGACACCGGCTTCATCGTCTACAACGAGCTCAACTATCCCGAGCTCACGGCCATGTACGCCCATCTCGGTGTCGAGACGGTGGAGAGCTGCATGAGCTTCGCCGTCTCGGTCGACGGCGGACGCTTCGAATGGCGCGGTGGCGGCCGCAATTGGCGGGAGACGGCAGCCGGCCTGTTCGCCCAGCGCAGCAATTTGTACTCGCCATCCTATCTCGGGATGCTGCAGGACATCCTGACATTCAACCGGCAAAGCGTGTCTGACCACGAGGCGGGCCGCCTCGCCGGCCTGACGCTCGGCGACTATTTTGCACAGCGGCGGTTCTCCAGGCGGCTGTTGACCGACTATCTGGCGCCGATGGGGGCCGCGATCTGGTCGGCGCCCGCAGCCGACATGCTGAAGTTCCCCGCCGAGAACTTTGTCGCCTTCTTTAGCAATCATCGCCTGCTGCATTACGACCGGCCGGTCTGGCGCACGGTCAAGGGCGGCAGCCAGCGCTATGTCGAGAAGCTCACGGCCTCGTTTAAAGACCGCATCCGGCTCGGCTGCGCGGTGACGTCGATCGAGCGCACGGCGCATGGCATCGTCGTGCACGACAGCATCGGCCATCACGACTGCTTCGACCACGTAGTCATCGCCGCGCACAGCGATCAGGCGCTGGCGATGCTGTCGGACGCTGATCATCACGAGCGCGACATTCTTGGCGCGATCGGCTATGCGCCGAACAGGGTCTATCTGCATCGCGACACCAGGCTGATGCCAAAACGCCGGCGCGCCTGGGCGTCCTGGAATTTCCTGCGCTGGCAGCGCGAGGGCACGGTCGAGAACGATGTCGCCGTGACCTATTGGATGAACCGGCTCCAAGGCATCGACCATGACAAGCCGCTGTTCGTCAGCCTCAACCCACCCTTTGCGCCGGCGCCCGAGCTCACCTTCGGCAAGTTCATCTGCGAGCATCCGCAGTATAATGCCGCCGCCTTTTCCGCCCAGAAGCGGCTGTCGGAAATCCAGGGCCGGCGGCACACCTGGTTCTGCGGCGCATGGACCGGTTACGGTTTTCACGAGGACGGCCTGCGTTCGGGCCTTGCGGTCGCCGAGGCGCTTGGCGCGGTCGCGCCGTGGCGCGAGGTGCCGGCTGAGCTGGCCGAGGCCGCGGAGTAA
- a CDS encoding DUF1365 domain-containing protein, with protein MTTALPPHRDAAALYFGDVMHARLKPMGHRFSYRVMSLLIDLDRLDEANRQSRLFGVNRTALYSFHEADHGERDGSSLRAYAARCAARHDIDLSGGRVELLCYPRLFGYTFNPLSVYFCYRRSGELALVIYEVRNTFGDVHPYVLPVRPGELNAAGLRQSQDKLFYVSPFVAMAAMRYHFRVLPPSEIVRLRILETDREGPLLAATFSGHRNALTSPALLRSLLALPLLPFKIIAAIHWEALRLWLKGARLIPRPDVAASHADQTDLAADRRRAYTVRR; from the coding sequence ATGACGACCGCCCTGCCCCCACACCGCGATGCCGCCGCCCTCTACTTCGGCGACGTTATGCACGCGCGGCTGAAGCCGATGGGCCATCGCTTCAGCTATCGCGTCATGAGCCTGCTGATCGATCTCGACCGGCTCGACGAGGCTAACAGGCAATCGCGCCTGTTCGGCGTCAACCGCACCGCGCTGTACAGCTTCCATGAGGCCGATCATGGCGAGCGCGACGGCTCCTCCTTGCGGGCCTATGCCGCGCGCTGTGCCGCCAGGCACGATATCGACCTCAGCGGCGGGCGCGTCGAACTGCTCTGCTATCCCCGCCTGTTCGGCTACACCTTCAATCCGTTGTCGGTCTATTTCTGCTATCGCCGTTCGGGCGAGCTTGCGCTCGTCATCTACGAGGTGCGCAACACCTTTGGCGACGTGCACCCTTACGTCCTGCCGGTGAGGCCGGGCGAATTGAACGCGGCGGGCCTGCGGCAAAGCCAGGACAAGCTGTTCTACGTCTCGCCCTTCGTCGCGATGGCGGCGATGCGCTATCACTTCCGCGTCCTGCCGCCGTCGGAGATCGTCCGCCTGCGTATCCTCGAGACCGACCGCGAGGGGCCACTACTCGCCGCAACCTTCAGTGGTCACCGCAACGCACTCACTTCCCCTGCGTTACTGCGATCGCTCCTCGCATTGCCACTTCTGCCATTCAAGATCATCGCCGCGATCCACTGGGAGGCGCTGCGGCTCTGGCTGAAGGGCGCGCGGTTGATACCACGCCCCGATGTCGCAGCGTCGCATGCCGATCAAACCGACTTGGCGGCCGACAGACGGCGCGCTTATACTGTCCGCCGCTGA
- a CDS encoding cyclopropane-fatty-acyl-phospholipid synthase family protein, which yields MPNAISVTPENVETVLADLPRLVRLALAFGSRLKRGTLDVLLPDGRVIRMGGVEPGPKGVMRVHDYAFASRLLSGGDIGVAEAYLNGDWDTPDLTQFLYLFCINHDVFQTMLNDKPLMRFVQLVRHWFNRNTRRQARRNIEAHYDIGNAFYSAWLDPSMTYSSALFEEHTTDLTAAQTNKYRRLAEAIDLQPGQKLLEIGCGWGGFAEYAAKAYGARVVGLTISSEQRDFAQKRIHDAGLSEKVEIRLRDYRDERDEYDRIASIEMIEAVGEQFWPRYFAQLRDRLLPGGLAGIQAITIQDTLFQSYRREVDFIQRYVFPGGMLPSPAVLKSLGDTFGVPVIRERIFGQDYAKTLATWRNNFRSAWPNLVPLGFDDRFRRLWEYYLAYCEAGFLSGNIDVRQVVFAKQR from the coding sequence ATGCCGAACGCGATCTCAGTCACGCCGGAAAATGTGGAGACAGTGCTTGCCGACCTGCCGCGCCTGGTTCGCCTGGCGCTGGCGTTCGGCTCCCGATTGAAGCGCGGCACGCTCGACGTGCTTCTGCCCGACGGCCGTGTGATCCGCATGGGCGGCGTTGAGCCGGGACCGAAGGGCGTGATGCGGGTGCACGATTACGCCTTCGCATCCCGGCTCCTCAGCGGCGGCGATATCGGCGTCGCCGAAGCCTATCTGAACGGCGACTGGGACACGCCCGATCTCACGCAATTCCTCTACCTCTTCTGCATCAATCACGACGTCTTCCAGACCATGCTGAACGACAAGCCGCTGATGCGCTTCGTGCAGCTCGTGCGCCACTGGTTCAACCGCAACACGAGGCGCCAGGCGCGCCGCAACATCGAAGCGCACTACGATATCGGCAACGCCTTCTATTCGGCCTGGCTCGACCCGAGCATGACCTACTCCTCGGCCCTGTTCGAGGAGCACACGACCGATCTCACCGCGGCGCAAACCAACAAATATCGCCGCCTCGCGGAGGCGATCGATCTCCAGCCCGGACAAAAACTGCTCGAGATCGGATGCGGCTGGGGTGGCTTTGCCGAATACGCCGCGAAAGCTTACGGTGCCCGCGTCGTCGGTCTCACCATCTCCTCCGAGCAGCGCGACTTCGCGCAGAAGCGCATCCACGACGCCGGGCTTTCGGAGAAGGTCGAGATCCGACTCAGGGATTATCGCGACGAGCGCGACGAGTACGACCGCATTGCCTCGATCGAGATGATCGAAGCCGTGGGCGAGCAGTTTTGGCCAAGGTACTTTGCACAATTGCGTGACCGGTTGCTGCCGGGCGGGCTCGCCGGCATTCAGGCCATCACCATCCAGGACACGCTTTTCCAGAGCTACCGGCGCGAGGTCGACTTCATCCAGCGCTACGTATTCCCCGGCGGCATGCTGCCCTCGCCCGCAGTGCTCAAGTCGCTCGGCGACACCTTTGGTGTCCCTGTCATCCGGGAGCGCATCTTCGGGCAAGATTATGCCAAGACCCTCGCGACCTGGCGAAACAACTTCCGCTCCGCCTGGCCCAACCTCGTGCCGCTCGGCTTCGACGATCGGTTCCGGCGGCTCTGGGAATACTACCTCGCCTATTGCGAAGCCGGCTTCCTCTCCGGGAATATCGACGTCAGACAGGTCGTCTTCGCAAAGCAGCGTTGA